A section of the Leptospira kobayashii genome encodes:
- a CDS encoding phosphatase domain-containing protein has protein sequence MSESNPSSQSPSITDIKRIAVCGGSLGRERRSFIRGQVVDIGITDLMRAEGLWDLVTGLFSGDEKRITPFLDFSLAPVRKPVLRIEIFNESGAKIFSSGKVKADEDGFFSCEIRDRLPVGKHTFHVILEGLDSFRQYSKDLAHLNSTEDSILGKTTIVGKGKLRILAEEYSGYIVTSDIDQTYLATDIHSGKGKFSTLFETPEQKRALPGMPELYHQLRKGLNNAPLAFISASPHFFRRTMLATIATHKIEIESLHLKYLEGTIKGVFDKVVDTIFNPIDFLQNGFKPAWSRTKKFLGASYQSLFDQMAYKLSILLYDRVFQPTNSKEILMGDNTESDYMIFTLYQLICLGKIEGDALEDYLYDLNFLGRDAITRDAARRIRKLGEENVRIHGRLNPVTLSLINQTEKGPKHEEMVKLVKEALPENIWEQVFVKEDAFFGTESSLGMSVILHARGHLEFAQVFPVVSEMIGKWVDGKVIDEAQILSQLEKLTVPEFADGDRKMVIDLLEKAFKG, from the coding sequence ATGTCTGAATCAAATCCATCTTCGCAAAGTCCTTCCATCACAGATATCAAACGAATCGCTGTTTGTGGCGGTTCTCTTGGCCGAGAGCGCAGGTCCTTTATCCGAGGGCAGGTGGTGGACATAGGAATCACTGATTTGATGCGTGCGGAAGGGCTCTGGGATTTAGTGACCGGTCTTTTTTCGGGAGATGAAAAAAGAATCACTCCCTTTTTGGATTTTTCCCTGGCTCCAGTTCGAAAACCGGTCCTTCGGATCGAAATCTTCAATGAATCGGGAGCTAAGATATTCAGCTCTGGAAAAGTAAAAGCGGATGAAGACGGATTTTTTTCCTGCGAAATCAGAGACCGTCTTCCTGTCGGCAAACACACGTTCCATGTAATCCTGGAAGGTTTGGATAGCTTCCGCCAATATTCAAAAGACCTGGCACATCTCAATTCCACGGAAGACTCCATCCTGGGCAAAACCACGATCGTGGGAAAAGGAAAACTCAGAATCCTGGCAGAAGAATACTCCGGTTATATCGTTACTTCCGACATAGACCAAACTTATCTTGCAACGGACATTCATTCCGGAAAAGGAAAGTTCTCCACACTTTTTGAAACTCCCGAACAAAAACGGGCGCTACCGGGAATGCCGGAACTTTACCACCAACTGCGAAAGGGACTGAACAACGCCCCACTCGCATTTATCTCGGCAAGTCCTCATTTTTTCCGCAGAACCATGCTTGCGACCATTGCCACTCATAAAATCGAAATCGAATCTTTGCACTTAAAGTATTTGGAAGGAACGATCAAAGGAGTATTCGACAAAGTAGTCGATACCATCTTCAACCCGATTGATTTTTTGCAGAACGGATTCAAACCTGCTTGGTCCAGAACCAAAAAATTCCTAGGGGCTTCCTACCAAAGTCTTTTCGATCAGATGGCTTATAAACTTTCCATATTACTTTATGACAGGGTTTTCCAGCCGACAAACTCCAAAGAGATTTTGATGGGTGACAATACCGAATCCGATTATATGATCTTCACTCTCTACCAATTGATTTGTTTGGGAAAAATCGAAGGCGATGCATTGGAAGATTATCTCTATGATTTGAATTTTTTAGGAAGAGATGCGATCACTAGGGATGCGGCCAGAAGGATTCGGAAACTGGGTGAAGAAAACGTTCGCATCCATGGCCGCCTAAATCCGGTTACACTCTCACTGATCAACCAAACGGAAAAAGGACCGAAACACGAAGAGATGGTAAAACTCGTGAAGGAAGCTCTTCCGGAAAACATCTGGGAACAGGTGTTCGTAAAGGAAGACGCATTTTTCGGAACGGAAAGTTCTTTGGGAATGAGTGTTATTTTGCACGCAAGAGGACATTTGGAATTCGCGCAAGTGTTTCCGGTAGTGAGTGAGATGATCGGAAAATGGGTGGATGGGAAGGTGATTGATGAGGCTCAGATTCTGAGTCAGTTGGAGAAACTTACAGTACCTGAGTTTGCCGACGGGGATAGAAAAATGGTGATAGATTTGCTGGAGAAGGCATTTAAAGGTTAA
- a CDS encoding ArnT family glycosyltransferase, with protein MKQNSNWVNGLYPVLFIVAAFLFRLPVLNLSTVDWDETTYLILGKTVVDGHFPYVYYWDLKPIGTYLIYSVFILFFGYDIFTIRIATVLFSGLSAYLLFLILKKRDRLTAIIGGFLFLYLITKSGDSGLSGNTEIFFIPFEIAGFYFFTGRRYFVSGLSFGIAFIVKYIIVYDAFFLGCIISFATIRLVYGTKNYKEFLKPVLYGLGFVFPFSLVAFAYFITGNWNAYLEPILIAISKYGTGDLERTKLDFIFSYIKFIYPLVLIFLLGFATIPFKRCFRILRSDRFLILIGLNLTSLYASTWTGYLFDHYYLQVLPFSILLSFGFLRFSLPARTREKKIITYLGFAALLVLSFQLIKSSYKEFHKFEDVPKQVATYIKEKDEKATLFVGKGWHASYVYLDMLPPVRYIQPSCYTSAPFRSKFNVDLDGMFSDLGGANVHWIQWADKDLLSGDFKSIDEYKLRLRDYLLKNSFYLDKEFAYNVKLYKRKTEK; from the coding sequence ATGAAACAAAATTCGAACTGGGTGAACGGGCTCTATCCCGTTCTATTTATCGTAGCTGCATTCCTTTTCAGACTTCCCGTTTTAAATCTCTCCACAGTCGACTGGGATGAAACCACATACCTGATCTTGGGAAAAACAGTCGTCGACGGTCATTTTCCTTATGTTTATTATTGGGATTTAAAGCCGATCGGCACTTATCTGATCTATAGCGTATTCATTCTTTTTTTCGGATATGATATTTTCACCATTCGGATCGCCACCGTTTTGTTTTCCGGATTATCCGCTTATTTGCTTTTTTTAATCCTAAAAAAGAGAGACCGACTGACAGCCATTATTGGTGGTTTTTTGTTTTTATACCTGATTACAAAATCGGGAGATTCCGGGTTATCGGGGAACACAGAGATCTTTTTTATACCTTTTGAGATTGCGGGATTTTATTTTTTCACGGGAAGAAGATACTTCGTATCGGGATTATCTTTCGGAATCGCATTTATCGTAAAATACATAATTGTCTATGATGCATTCTTCCTAGGATGTATCATTTCATTCGCGACCATTCGACTGGTTTACGGAACAAAAAATTATAAAGAATTTTTGAAACCTGTTTTGTACGGACTTGGGTTTGTATTTCCATTTTCGCTCGTGGCTTTTGCTTATTTCATCACCGGAAATTGGAATGCTTACCTGGAACCGATCCTGATCGCTATTTCCAAATACGGAACGGGTGATTTGGAAAGAACGAAATTGGATTTTATTTTTTCTTATATCAAATTCATTTATCCACTCGTTCTGATTTTTTTGTTAGGTTTTGCCACCATCCCTTTCAAAAGGTGCTTTCGCATTTTACGATCCGACCGTTTTTTAATTTTAATCGGATTGAACCTGACATCATTGTATGCATCTACCTGGACCGGTTACCTTTTCGATCATTATTATCTGCAAGTTTTACCTTTCTCCATTCTATTATCTTTCGGCTTTTTACGTTTTTCTTTGCCCGCGCGTACTCGTGAGAAAAAAATCATAACTTATCTCGGATTTGCCGCCTTACTCGTATTATCATTTCAATTGATCAAGTCTTCCTACAAAGAATTTCATAAATTCGAAGACGTCCCAAAACAAGTGGCCACATACATCAAGGAAAAAGACGAAAAAGCCACCTTATTTGTGGGTAAAGGTTGGCATGCATCGTATGTGTATTTGGATATGTTACCTCCCGTCCGCTATATCCAACCCAGTTGTTATACGAGCGCTCCTTTTCGAAGCAAGTTCAACGTGGATTTGGACGGGATGTTTTCGGATTTGGGCGGTGCGAATGTCCACTGGATTCAATGGGCGGATAAGGACTTACTTTCAGGCGACTTCAAATCCATTGATGAATATAAACTGAGATTAAGAGACTATCTTTTGAAAAACAGTTTCTACCTGGACAAAGAATTTGCTTATAATGTCAAATTGTACAAACGAAAGACAGAGAAATAG
- a CDS encoding glycosyltransferase gives MPQFSLILPTYNEKENLILLLPKLVTLFKSKKIDYEIIIVDDDSPDLTWKWFQTKEKDFPSVRLIRRIHEKGLSSAVLTGMASAQGEYLGVMDADLQHDENILPEMILKLSSSDIVIGSRRVDNGSYGEMSSVRKFISYSATLLAKIFLPLPTTDPMSGFFALRREVFETAKSKINPRGFKILLEFLGRTKNLKVSEVGYSFRKRNHGETKLSGSVMQQYLIALFEMRFGSYISLEFIKYGLTGLSGVVVNLGGQFVYNNVLAINVANQIRSAISLPSGAIGFGFELSVLTNYLLNNFWTFSDRKNIGFINNTIGFFKFNLISLLGFVIQFSTWFFLVQYFQLNYPEFLTSWITYIGNAVGIVLATATNYFLNRNFTWKS, from the coding sequence ATGCCTCAGTTTTCCCTTATTTTACCCACTTACAATGAAAAGGAAAATCTCATCCTTCTCCTTCCCAAATTAGTTACTTTATTCAAATCGAAAAAAATCGACTATGAAATCATTATCGTGGATGATGATTCTCCCGATTTAACTTGGAAATGGTTCCAAACAAAGGAAAAGGATTTTCCTTCCGTCAGACTGATTCGTAGAATCCATGAAAAAGGATTGAGTTCCGCCGTCCTGACCGGCATGGCATCCGCCCAAGGGGAATATCTGGGTGTTATGGATGCCGATCTTCAACATGATGAGAACATTTTGCCTGAGATGATTTTAAAATTATCCTCCTCCGATATAGTGATCGGGTCGCGTAGAGTGGATAACGGAAGTTATGGGGAGATGTCCTCGGTTCGAAAGTTTATCAGTTATTCGGCGACCTTGCTTGCAAAGATTTTTTTACCATTGCCTACAACGGATCCTATGAGCGGATTTTTTGCACTTCGCAGGGAAGTTTTTGAAACTGCAAAATCCAAAATCAATCCCCGTGGGTTTAAAATCCTGCTCGAGTTTTTAGGAAGAACCAAAAACCTGAAAGTCAGTGAAGTAGGTTACTCCTTTCGAAAAAGAAACCATGGAGAAACCAAATTGTCCGGCTCGGTGATGCAACAGTATCTGATTGCACTCTTCGAGATGCGGTTCGGTTCTTATATTTCTTTGGAGTTTATCAAATACGGACTGACCGGATTGTCCGGGGTTGTTGTCAATTTGGGAGGCCAGTTTGTATATAACAACGTTTTGGCGATCAATGTGGCAAATCAAATCAGATCCGCGATTTCCTTGCCCTCGGGAGCAATCGGATTCGGATTCGAATTGAGCGTCCTCACCAATTATCTGTTAAATAATTTTTGGACTTTTTCGGATCGGAAAAATATAGGATTTATTAACAATACGATCGGATTTTTCAAATTCAATCTGATCAGCCTTCTAGGATTTGTGATTCAATTTTCGACCTGGTTTTTCCTAGTTCAATACTTTCAGTTAAATTATCCTGAATTTTTAACGAGCTGGATCACTTATATCGGAAATGCAGTCGGAATTGTTTTAGCAACTGCTACCAATTATTTTCTAAACAGAAATTTCACTTGGAAATCGTAA
- a CDS encoding glycosyltransferase family 39 protein — translation MNNKTGVRFALSYENFSLYIIVPVFLLIGIYFRLHNIDLQSLWADELFSVLNSSLPNLSDTLKTFEQETNPPLHGILLHYWIYYFSNSPTSVRSLSAFFGILSLLVLIIKFYFSKKDSDLYSFLFLSASFGAVYYSQEARSYSLLVFFSILTTIYFLRIAEESSEKRTNYKTYGLFILFGTLASYTHYFGLLYSAHLYFALFVYLLLKKEFRQIPTLITAGILQLLLYFPEIYKLIFLLPQTDRISWIPSTGIFVFFEIFNYTFFLLPYKGVQVILICFLLYAVSIGINFKEVRSYLKDKSNSRTKENLYLLGGIILLFLATTNIISIYKPVLTGRNLLVLSYPLILFVSITIEIFVKPKRNMKLVLVCFFSLFFILSFTRSYYKPFKEHYKQTVTFLLQEAKGASIYSYEEDRFFNYYFQQMPEHNHMRVLEFPKKENQLDLEILKTIPKGGKIFLVESNMQSVFPEAERVRIEKQVSSSQTIPIWGIKVYVLTK, via the coding sequence ATGAATAATAAAACCGGTGTTCGTTTTGCACTCAGCTACGAAAATTTTTCCTTATATATCATTGTTCCTGTTTTTCTACTGATCGGTATCTATTTCAGGCTCCACAACATAGATCTTCAATCTTTATGGGCGGACGAACTTTTTTCCGTATTGAACTCATCCCTTCCGAATCTTTCGGATACTTTAAAAACATTCGAACAGGAAACGAACCCTCCTCTGCACGGGATCCTATTGCATTACTGGATATATTATTTTTCCAATTCACCTACGTCCGTTAGGTCATTAAGTGCGTTTTTCGGAATTTTGTCCTTACTCGTGCTGATCATCAAATTTTATTTTTCAAAGAAAGACTCGGATCTTTATTCCTTTTTATTCTTATCAGCGAGTTTCGGCGCGGTGTATTATTCCCAAGAAGCCAGATCTTATTCCCTTTTGGTATTTTTTTCCATCCTAACTACAATCTACTTTTTAAGAATTGCAGAGGAATCTTCTGAAAAACGGACGAACTACAAAACCTACGGCCTTTTTATTTTGTTCGGAACTCTGGCATCTTACACGCATTATTTTGGGCTTTTGTATTCCGCACATCTCTACTTTGCATTGTTTGTTTATCTTTTATTAAAGAAAGAATTCAGGCAAATTCCCACTCTTATAACGGCAGGCATCCTGCAGTTGTTGTTGTATTTCCCGGAGATCTACAAACTGATTTTTCTTTTGCCTCAAACCGATCGGATTTCATGGATTCCTTCCACAGGTATCTTTGTATTTTTCGAAATATTCAATTACACTTTTTTCCTTCTCCCTTATAAAGGAGTCCAGGTCATTCTGATTTGTTTTCTACTGTATGCCGTTTCCATAGGAATCAATTTCAAAGAGGTTCGTTCTTATCTAAAAGACAAATCAAATTCCCGGACCAAAGAAAATCTATACCTTCTCGGAGGAATCATTCTGTTGTTTCTTGCCACGACAAATATCATTTCCATATACAAACCGGTGCTAACCGGCAGAAACTTACTCGTATTGTCTTATCCTCTGATTTTGTTCGTTTCGATCACGATCGAAATATTCGTTAAACCGAAGAGAAATATGAAACTAGTTCTGGTTTGTTTCTTTTCCTTGTTTTTCATTCTTTCTTTTACCCGAAGTTATTATAAACCCTTCAAAGAACATTACAAACAAACGGTAACTTTTCTATTACAGGAAGCGAAAGGTGCAAGTATTTACTCTTATGAAGAGGATCGATTTTTTAATTATTATTTCCAACAAATGCCGGAACACAATCATATGCGTGTTTTGGAGTTTCCGAAAAAAGAAAACCAATTGGATTTGGAGATATTAAAAACGATTCCCAAAGGCGGAAAAATATTTCTGGTGGAATCGAATATGCAGTCCGTTTTTCCGGAAGCGGAAAGAGTTCGAATTGAAAAACAGGTAAGTAGTTCGCAAACAATTCCCATTTGGGGAATCAAAGTCTATGTACTTACCAAATAG
- a CDS encoding glycosyltransferase family 2 protein — MASSEIKKTTKSPKSNLITTSLIIPIYNEAGHLLEFLEKVDALKIPTAKELVFIDDCSKDESRTILKQFSFRSQHQLIFQEKNQGKGAALQKGIQAAKGEIIIVQDADFEYDMEEIPMLIEPVALGKADVVFGSRFKKDGRQVHRTFHYLINRFLTILSNFLSGLYLTDMETCYKVFKAEIIKNIRLDSKRFGFEPEVTAKVGRLKVRVQEFPISYYPRNYLEGKKITWKDGVAALRHIIYYNWFAPKKDFFTKDIPGKYIPRGANWL; from the coding sequence ATGGCTTCATCTGAAATAAAAAAAACTACAAAATCACCCAAATCGAATTTAATTACTACTTCACTCATCATTCCCATCTATAACGAAGCGGGTCATTTGTTGGAATTTTTAGAGAAGGTCGATGCTTTAAAAATCCCCACCGCGAAAGAATTGGTGTTCATTGACGATTGTTCTAAAGACGAATCCAGAACTATCTTAAAACAGTTTTCTTTTCGTTCTCAACACCAATTGATTTTCCAAGAAAAAAATCAGGGCAAAGGTGCTGCCTTACAAAAAGGCATCCAAGCTGCCAAGGGAGAGATCATCATTGTTCAGGATGCCGATTTTGAATATGATATGGAAGAGATTCCTATGTTGATTGAACCTGTAGCTTTAGGAAAAGCGGACGTGGTGTTCGGTTCCCGTTTCAAAAAGGACGGCAGGCAAGTCCATCGCACATTTCATTATCTGATCAATCGTTTCCTGACCATTCTGTCGAATTTTTTAAGCGGGCTTTATCTTACCGATATGGAAACTTGTTATAAAGTTTTCAAAGCGGAGATCATCAAGAACATTCGTTTGGATTCGAAACGTTTTGGGTTCGAACCGGAAGTGACTGCAAAAGTCGGAAGATTGAAAGTCAGAGTTCAGGAATTTCCGATTTCTTATTATCCTAGAAACTATCTGGAAGGCAAAAAAATCACTTGGAAAGACGGAGTGGCTGCCCTTCGCCACATCATTTATTACAATTGGTTCGCACCAAAGAAAGATTTTTTTACAAAAGATATTCCCGGAAAATATATCCCCCGCGGAGCTAACTGGCTTTAG
- a CDS encoding glycosyltransferase family 2 protein, whose product MKSSLPQISVIAPFYNEETGAKEFFLRVESVLSKLPYSYEIIAINDGSRDNTFPILLSEQKRNPKIKLLNFSRNFGKEAALSAGLAYSSGDMIIPIDSDLQDPPEIIPDMIQKWKEGYEVIYAKRKERAGETWFKKLTANFFYKSISYMSDVDIPRDVGDFRLIDRKVVDAINSLGERNRFMKGIFAWVGFKHTFIEYDRDARFEGNTKWNYWKLWNFALDGILMFSTIPLKIWSYIGFAVSGFAFFYLIFRIVRVLIRGIDVPGYDSTIVIVLFLGGIQLIGIGVLGEYIARVFHEVKQRPVYLVSETIGFKTDSKPKKRK is encoded by the coding sequence ATGAAATCCTCCCTTCCCCAAATCAGTGTCATTGCCCCTTTTTATAACGAAGAAACCGGAGCAAAAGAATTTTTTTTAAGAGTGGAATCCGTTCTTTCCAAACTCCCTTACTCGTACGAAATCATCGCAATCAATGACGGAAGTCGTGACAACACTTTCCCGATTTTACTTTCGGAACAAAAAAGAAACCCTAAAATAAAGCTGCTGAATTTTTCCAGGAACTTCGGAAAAGAAGCCGCACTTTCGGCCGGACTCGCTTACAGCAGCGGAGATATGATCATTCCCATCGATTCCGATTTGCAAGACCCTCCGGAAATCATCCCGGATATGATTCAAAAATGGAAAGAAGGTTATGAAGTTATTTACGCAAAACGAAAGGAAAGGGCCGGAGAAACTTGGTTCAAAAAATTGACTGCGAATTTTTTTTACAAAAGCATCAGCTACATGAGTGACGTGGATATACCGAGAGATGTGGGAGATTTTCGCCTAATCGACCGTAAGGTGGTTGATGCGATCAATAGCCTGGGAGAGAGAAACAGATTTATGAAGGGGATCTTCGCTTGGGTGGGATTCAAACATACTTTCATCGAATATGACAGAGACGCCAGGTTTGAAGGAAATACGAAGTGGAATTATTGGAAGTTGTGGAATTTTGCTTTGGATGGAATTCTGATGTTTAGCACGATACCCCTCAAGATATGGAGTTATATCGGATTTGCGGTTTCGGGATTCGCTTTTTTTTATCTGATCTTTCGGATCGTTCGGGTTTTGATTCGAGGGATAGATGTTCCTGGATACGATTCTACGATCGTAATCGTACTTTTTTTAGGCGGGATTCAGCTGATAGGAATCGGTGTTTTGGGTGAGTACATAGCGAGAGTGTTTCACGAAGTGAAACAAAGGCCGGTCTATTTGGTGAGTGAAACGATCGGTTTCAAAACGGATTCGAAGCCGAAAAAAAGAAAATAA
- a CDS encoding glycosyltransferase family 39 protein: protein MKQILSLMRFISRYPFIVFLIISLPVAFLLAPDYGISYDETFHKNYGNFIIDYYLSFGKNPVSVSYIDLFYYGGFYDVISQIFTNSILYLFKSNSIYEVRHFFNGWIGLLGFYFVYKVCEISFSRRVGLFACLFLLGIPEYTGHIFFNPKDIPFSSFYIGAVYFFIRYTKQKSPKFIDFLLFSVFTGFAIGVRILGILLLPLFGLFLIVFLYRKDSDLKENLKVWIGKGLQFFLISYTTALLFWPYLLKSPVLNAIQTFKTMSQFPWAGAVMFAGEKIKAPEIGRKYLPTFFAYTLPDYLFLICVISIGILVYLILFKKEYFRNLKMDTGFLVLVGAGLGALLIIIIKKPVLYNGYRQVFFVIPPIICILAKVFSDLTDQLGKRLRILSLVLVAISMLDVFFIMYRMHPYEYVYFNRTFSSGMEEGWKKFDSDYWATSIKEGSLWLKDHLKDDSRQVRVANSATASQSDYYFNKQEFYQSELEYRQFASSRTKANLFTEESMEKIDHFDRMKHSGRQKFLFVKRDESSDYLLTTRVFDLHKEYHGEIIHTVERMGIPILYVMKRK from the coding sequence ATGAAGCAAATACTATCCTTAATGCGTTTTATTTCAAGATATCCTTTTATCGTATTTTTGATTATTTCTTTGCCGGTAGCTTTTTTGTTAGCTCCTGATTATGGAATCTCATATGATGAAACGTTTCATAAAAATTACGGTAACTTTATCATTGATTACTATTTGTCTTTCGGTAAAAATCCGGTTTCAGTATCTTATATAGATCTTTTCTATTACGGCGGATTCTATGATGTGATTTCGCAAATATTTACAAATTCGATTTTATATTTATTCAAATCGAATTCCATTTACGAAGTAAGACATTTTTTCAACGGATGGATCGGACTTCTCGGATTTTATTTCGTATACAAAGTATGTGAAATTTCTTTTTCCAGGCGAGTAGGGCTTTTCGCATGTCTTTTTCTTTTGGGAATTCCCGAATACACGGGTCATATATTTTTTAATCCTAAAGACATTCCCTTTTCCAGTTTTTATATAGGTGCTGTTTATTTTTTCATTCGTTATACTAAGCAGAAGTCTCCTAAGTTTATCGACTTTCTTTTATTTTCGGTCTTTACCGGCTTTGCCATTGGGGTTCGGATTTTAGGAATTTTACTCCTGCCTCTTTTCGGATTGTTCCTGATTGTATTTCTTTATCGCAAAGACTCCGATTTAAAGGAAAATTTGAAAGTATGGATCGGCAAGGGATTACAATTCTTTCTGATTTCCTATACGACCGCTCTTCTTTTCTGGCCCTATTTATTGAAATCGCCTGTCTTGAATGCGATTCAAACTTTCAAAACCATGTCTCAATTTCCCTGGGCAGGTGCTGTGATGTTTGCAGGAGAAAAAATAAAAGCCCCTGAAATCGGAAGAAAATATCTCCCTACCTTTTTTGCTTACACTCTGCCGGATTATCTATTTCTGATTTGTGTCATTAGCATCGGCATACTGGTTTATTTGATTCTGTTTAAAAAAGAATATTTTCGGAACCTGAAGATGGACACAGGTTTTCTGGTATTGGTAGGCGCCGGGCTAGGTGCTCTTCTTATCATTATAATCAAAAAGCCAGTTTTATACAACGGATATAGACAGGTATTTTTTGTGATCCCGCCGATCATTTGCATCTTAGCGAAAGTTTTTTCAGATCTCACGGACCAGCTTGGTAAAAGACTGCGAATTTTATCTTTAGTCCTTGTCGCCATTTCGATGTTAGATGTATTTTTCATTATGTATAGGATGCATCCTTACGAGTATGTTTATTTCAACCGTACGTTTAGTTCGGGAATGGAAGAGGGTTGGAAAAAATTCGACTCGGACTATTGGGCGACAAGTATCAAAGAGGGGAGTCTTTGGCTGAAAGATCATTTGAAGGATGATTCGAGACAGGTAAGAGTCGCCAATTCCGCTACGGCAAGCCAGTCGGATTATTATTTCAACAAACAAGAGTTTTATCAATCGGAATTGGAATACAGGCAGTTTGCAAGCTCCCGCACAAAAGCGAATTTATTTACAGAGGAGAGTATGGAGAAGATCGATCATTTCGATCGAATGAAACATTCCGGCAGACAAAAATTCCTTTTTGTAAAAAGAGATGAGTCTTCCGATTATTTATTAACAACCAGAGTGTTCGATCTGCATAAAGAATACCACGGTGAAATCATTCATACTGTGGAAAGAATGGGAATTCCCATTCTTTATGTAATGAAAAGGAAATAG
- a CDS encoding phosphoglycerate dehydrogenase, translated as MKPFKIFVSTFPFGKVDPSPRNLLKEEEGLEVIYNPHSRKLSKYEIAEFASDCDGLIAGTEDLGELISGASRLKLISRVGIGLDSVDLWKCKEKNIKVCYTPDAVTMAVAELTIGLILSLTRRVGLADREIRNGKWVRHFGKRIGESVIGLIGFGRVGKNVARLLLPFGPKILVNDKKDIVSEMQSLADLGLDIHFASKEEIYSRSDVISLHVPAYKLTKELINKESLKFFKPESFLINTARGELVNEKDLYESLKQGKIAGAALDVFEKEPYNGDFISLDNVILTQHMGSCSYDCRLNMEKQAAEDMIRFKKGLPLLREVPISEYEYQ; from the coding sequence ATGAAACCCTTTAAGATTTTTGTATCTACATTCCCTTTCGGCAAAGTAGACCCCAGTCCTCGTAATTTGCTGAAAGAAGAAGAGGGATTGGAAGTTATATACAATCCCCATTCCCGTAAACTTTCCAAGTACGAAATAGCTGAATTCGCATCCGATTGCGACGGGTTGATTGCAGGGACGGAAGATCTGGGCGAATTGATTTCCGGGGCTTCCAGGCTGAAGTTGATCTCCAGAGTTGGGATAGGGCTTGACAGTGTGGATTTATGGAAGTGCAAAGAAAAAAACATTAAGGTCTGTTATACGCCTGATGCGGTTACTATGGCGGTAGCAGAACTTACAATCGGACTTATTTTGAGTTTAACCCGTAGAGTGGGGCTTGCCGATCGGGAGATTCGGAACGGGAAGTGGGTCCGTCATTTCGGAAAAAGAATCGGGGAGTCCGTCATTGGGCTTATAGGATTCGGCAGAGTGGGAAAAAACGTGGCACGGCTTCTTTTGCCTTTCGGTCCCAAAATACTTGTAAATGATAAGAAGGATATCGTTTCGGAAATGCAATCTCTCGCGGACTTGGGACTCGATATTCATTTTGCATCGAAAGAAGAAATTTATTCCAGATCGGACGTGATCAGTTTGCATGTCCCCGCTTATAAACTGACTAAAGAACTTATCAATAAAGAGAGTTTGAAATTTTTTAAACCGGAATCATTTCTTATCAATACGGCGCGCGGAGAACTTGTGAATGAAAAAGATTTGTACGAATCTCTGAAGCAGGGCAAAATCGCGGGTGCTGCATTGGACGTTTTTGAAAAAGAACCGTATAACGGAGATTTTATTTCTCTGGACAATGTGATTCTGACCCAACATATGGGATCTTGTTCTTATGATTGCAGATTGAATATGGAAAAACAAGCGGCGGAAGATATGATTCGTTTTAAAAAAGGCTTACCATTGTTACGCGAAGTTCCTATATCGGAATACGAATACCAATGA
- a CDS encoding glycosyltransferase family 2 protein, with amino-acid sequence MKISIITAVYNRKDTIRQCIESVLAQKNITIEYIIVDGGSKDGTKEIIESYGNKIQKFISEPDKGIYDALNKGFRAATGDVIGLLHSDDRFADDLVLARIAETFSKEDIDAVFADIIFVNSTGKLIRRYKSGNFKPNDFAYGKMPAHPSFYAKKEIYDRLGLFDVNFKIAADFELLARFFKANIRYKYIPETWVVMQTGGESTKSIKSNLLINREIKEACDELGIKTNYFKIYSKYFTKLFEFIV; translated from the coding sequence ATGAAGATCTCCATTATAACAGCTGTTTATAACAGAAAAGACACAATCCGTCAATGCATTGAGTCCGTTCTTGCCCAAAAAAATATAACGATCGAATACATCATAGTAGACGGCGGATCGAAAGACGGAACAAAGGAAATTATAGAATCCTACGGAAACAAGATTCAAAAATTTATCTCAGAACCGGACAAAGGGATTTATGATGCGTTGAATAAAGGGTTCCGTGCCGCGACGGGAGATGTGATCGGGCTACTTCATTCGGATGACAGATTTGCGGACGATTTAGTTCTCGCTAGGATTGCGGAAACATTTTCAAAAGAGGATATCGATGCGGTTTTTGCGGATATTATTTTTGTAAATTCAACCGGCAAATTAATTCGCAGATACAAATCCGGTAATTTCAAACCTAACGATTTTGCTTATGGAAAAATGCCGGCCCATCCCAGTTTTTATGCAAAGAAAGAAATATACGATCGTTTGGGATTATTCGACGTAAATTTCAAAATTGCCGCCGACTTTGAATTACTTGCCCGCTTTTTTAAAGCAAACATCCGTTATAAATACATTCCTGAAACTTGGGTGGTTATGCAAACCGGAGGGGAAAGTACGAAAAGTATCAAAAGCAATCTGCTTATCAATAGGGAAATCAAAGAAGCCTGCGACGAACTAGGGATCAAAACAAACTATTTCAAAATCTATTCCAAATATTTTACAAAACTCTTTGAGTTTATCGTTTAA